From Diprion similis isolate iyDipSimi1 chromosome 5, iyDipSimi1.1, whole genome shotgun sequence, the proteins below share one genomic window:
- the LOC124406301 gene encoding zinc finger protein 277 — protein MAERAMNSGNFSLMFGPLNFPTCYSSKCKSQFLELDDTPQETRCLLCEAMYSLPNNQQEMLTHIFTQHRLVIGDVEKIASLKSYIHYWRVKLSEAPLTQFCTSLLMDCTPDGKPSKNEAYFLLSDCVAEDKTVRFEIQQAKLEWVLAQQAKERADTSFKRGCMFCRTEFSGSRTAYLQHLSRKHNLQLGRPENLVFVDELLDKLQNNVEKLICFYCEGVFKDRNTLKEHMRKKLHKTLNPADKKYDKFYVINYLEPGRNLQQKQNSVDDSEDPSGFTSGSDDGENAWSDWDGESIDVVCLFCPYNNRDFTNILSHMINKHQFNFEEVTKDCDFYQRVKIVNFVRRQIHIQKKCVFCDEAANDLGEHMSLFCHCKLPARRVWDQPEYYFPTYENDSFLYNLEVNGDDDQDSDMDNISAEMSNL, from the exons atggCTGAACGAGCCATGAACAGCG GAAATTTCTCTCTCATGTTTGGGCCGCTCAATTTTCCTACCTGCTATTCTTCAAAATGTAAATCGCAGTTTCTCGAACTGGATGACACGCCTCAAGAAACTAGATGCCTTTTGTGCGAGGCGATGTATTCGCTTCCTAACAATCAACAAGAAATGTTGACGCATATTTTTACACAGCATCGACTTGTCATCGGTGATGTTGAGAAAATTGCGTCCCTCAAAAG CTACATACATTACTGGAGGGTGAAACTCAGCGAAGCTCCATTGACTCAATTTTGTACTTCGTTACTAATGGATTGCACTCCTGATGGAAAGCCAAGTAAAAACGAAGCTTACTTCTTGCTATCTGACTGCGTAGCGGAGGACAAAACTGTACGATTCGAGATACAGCAGGCTAAACTG GAATGGGTTCTGGCGCAGCAAGCTAAGGAGAGAGCCGACACAAGCTTCAAACGTGGCTGTATGTTCTGTCGAACCGAGTTTTCAGGCTCACGTACTGCTTACTTGCAGCATCTCTCCCGAAAGCATAATCTACAACTCGGAAGACCAGAGAATTTAGTTTTTGTCGACGAGTTATTGGACAAACTCCAAAATAACGTCGAGAA GCTCATATGTTTTTACTGCGAAGGTGTGTTCAAGGATCGCAATACACTGAAAGAACACATGCGGAAGAAACTTCACAAAACACTTAATCCAGcggataaaaaatatgacaaattCTATGTCATCAATTATCTGGAACCTGGAAGAAATTTGCAACAAAAGCAG aaTAGTGTCGATGATTCTGAGGATCCGTCTGGTTTCACCAGCGGAAGTGACGATGGTGAAAATGCATGGTCTGATTGGGATGGAGAAAGCATTGATGTGGTCTGTCTGTTTTGCCCTTATAACAACCGCGATTTCACTAACATCCTCAGTCACATGATCAACAAGCATCAGTTCAATTTTGAGGAAGTAACGAAAGACTGTGATTTTTATCAGAGG gtaaaaatagtaaattttgTAAGAAGACAAATccatatacaaaaaaagtgcGTATTTTGTGATGAGGCCGCAAATGATCTTGGTGAACACATGAGTCTATTTTGCCATTGTAAACTACCTGCTCGTCGTGTTTGGGATCAGCCAGA ATACTATTTTCCAACGTATGAAAACGattcttttctttataatcTCGAAGTAAATGGCGACGACGACCAAGATTCCGATATGGATAACATTTCTGCAGAAAT GAGCAATCTGTGA